TTAGTGAAGACAAGCATCCAATTTGAGCatccaatgatctaagatactGCACCTGAGTGCATCATTGCATGCCAACTCAACAAGAAACTTACAATAAAATTGGAATTAACTGCACAGCGTGAACAAGAAATTGCTGGACAAGTGATGGGATATATATTCTGTAATGTATCCCGCTAGCACTAGTGTCTATCATGAGAATAAAGACAGGGTGCTGCATATAAATGATGGCGGATCATATTACAACAAACTTTGTGTCTTCTTGCATTAGCGAGGAACCTTAGCCAGCGTAAGTATCCAATTTTAGGATAGATGCCATTTTTTCCAATTGATATCATAGAACTTTTATATACACTTCAAATAACAAAGCGACCATATATCTTGAGAAATAGTTTCCTTTACCCGTGTTTTGAAGCAACGAAAAAACCCCAGAAGCAACCATTGAAAATTTTACCTGTTTTTCAATGCTGCGAAGCTCATCGTGGAGCTTGGCTCTCCTACTAAGCAGCGAGGCCAGCATTGCAGATGGGTTTACAGTACCCTTTTGTGCTATAACATAAGTTCaggcaaaaaaaaaacaacattgTTGCAACTTTAAGAactcaaaacaaaaaatcaaggGTAAAGGAAAATATGAAGGGTTACCTTCGGATTCCATTTTCAAGCAACCAAATCAATTAGGGGCTTGAGAATTGAAGAAGGAATGTGCATATTCTGGTTTCTACATCTCTTATAGTCAAAACTTCGGTCTTGATATTTACCTTATGCCATCATACTCTACATAAGTAAATAACTTcgtaattaaaaagaaaaaagagagaaaaatctGCATGTAGAATTTCAAATATTCAAGTTATGGATACACCATCATATTTGGCATAGAAAAAATAACACAGTGTTCTTAATAGAACGAATACAAATTATATGCAGATGGTTATATCAAAATATTCAGCTAGTATCTAATTTCAAGGTCCCTAGAAAGCAAAGAAATCTATCACTAACCATGAAACATTATCAAGTATTCAAGTAACATGATACAAGCTACTAAATCAGATCCAACTTTGAACTTATGCATTAAAAATGTAACAGCTATAGATATTCAGTACATATAATTAAAAACCCTAGTGCCTTGAAACACAAGaaatttttcttccttttttttttaatttttagttttttatttggCTGCATTTCATTGCACTATAAGTACCTTAAAACCATCAACCATATGATAGAATAATCCTAATAATGCAACAGAAGAAAGGGAAAATGGGAAAACGAAGTCATGAAACAGAATCCCGGCTAGTACGACAATGACGAGGTGGCGGCAACGGTGAATCGGCGATGGAATATCAACCGCGAACCTGATGATGGACGAGAATGAGATCTGAATTGTGAATTTGAGAATTTGGGGACCTTAGGGTTTCGATCTTTCGATGCTTTGAAACAAAAGAGCTGAGACTGTTTCTCAGGTTTCAGCTATTTCGCATTGGGGACGAGAATGAGATTCGAAATcatttcttctgtttttttttttacataaaaaagaTTGTGGGCCCGCTAACATAGGAGATTGGGTTCTTAATATAAAAGtcaaaagaaaagtttgaaaagGGTTAAATTTACAAGAAGTTTGAtcacatttaattatttttggatttGTAACTTTTATTGAATAAGATGAATTTACAATAAAAGTTCTTAATCTAATAGTAACTAGAATTCGTGTTTGTTAGACCATTATATTCTATATGAtacaataaacaaaaaaatatttataatttaatggttaaacaagtaaacttgtatCAAGTTTGAATCctaacaaaaattatatatatgtactcTATAGATATATAGCTAgatatagaaaaaaattgagGAAAAAATGGCTTACAAAAGTGTAACAATTTAGTTCTTAATGAATTCTCACATGAGTTCAAGCTTTAGAAATGGAAGAAAAATTATTGTCTTTTAGTATATAGTAAACGAAGATGAAAACATAAGCTATTTTGTTTAGCTTTCAGGGAAATATtgaagttttttattttaataattttatagaatttatacaaatatatgacaaatgattatttttaaataaaaaaaaactcgAAATACTAAAACCCTAAGACGAATTCATCTTGTATCAAGTTCTATGTAAATAACAATAGCTTTTTGCCTtccattttaattaataaaaataatgttgGAAATACAAGTTTGGTGGCTTAAATAGATTAGGCCTATTGTTTTAAAATAACACTagacaaaaatatattatttgacATATATCCCTCACTTTCTATATATGTCTAAGGTGATGGCATAATAAAGTGAAAACCTTAATCTAATAGTAGTAGTGACACtgtttttaggatttttcacattcataaaattaaaataaaaaattcaattttgtacctctatttaaaaatattaatcttTACATCATGTTTTCATTACAGATAAATTGCAGCAATTAGATTTGATTACTGCTACAACACTTAGTAAATAGGACACCCTTTAACTTGAACACCTTGAGCAGTTGGGCATGAAGCTAACGAGCATCCATCAGAATTACCACCCCACCAATTCAAGCTTATATCTTCCATTCCCAAACACAAATACAACAAAACCCCCATGAATGCTAACCCAGCATCAAGTGCACCAGACAACACATAATTATGTTTGATCCACCATCCACGGTGGTACCTATATGCAACAAACCCAGATGCAAATCCAACAAGAACCCAACTAGAATAATTCACTGTTGTAGCTGGTGGCATGTCATTTAGTGATCCTAAAATCACTGGCATAGTTATGAGTCTAATCCATTGTTTACTTGGAAATGCCTTGTGTGATAACCAAACTAAAAAAGGAGCAATTGCACCAAACAAGAAGAACCAGTTTATGGCTGAGTAGTGTCCAAGATCTCCAAAGATTCTCCGAGGTCCTATTAAGCCCCAGATCACGGATGCGTCATAGAATACGTGATCACTGGGGCATGTCCATGGATTGCCTGATGGAAGAAGCTCTCTGTTGCAAATGTTTGGAACAGAGTTCATAAGCCACCATGCGGTTACTAAGTGCACCAATGCTGCTATGATGGTGCCAAGTACCTAAGAAAGACATATAAGGCAGTCACAGAATAGGGATCAGAATTACATGAAAAGATTATTAGAATAGAAGGGTAATATTGTAAGAAATATGGCTTGCATTTTCAGCAAAAGTGGACAAATAATGCATTCagttttgttaaaaatatacaAGCCAAATTTCTTATAAATATGAGGTTGAAAGCTCACTCATTCTATTGAATAAGTGTAATTTCAACAAAAACTTTTGTTAATAGAAAAACATGCAGTTAGTCAGTTATTCAATATCAGAGTATTAGTTGTCTATTTTGTTTAGGTTAAGAAGATTGGGTGTGCAAACCTGTGCAAAAAACATAGCTCTAGGAGGAATCTTCATGTAATGACCAAGCTTAAAGTCTTGGAGGAAGAAAAttgcttgcttcatactaacattGCCATACACTTTAAACAGCATGTTAGCAATAGGATATCCCGGGTAAATGTATCCAATTATGTACTCTGTTATCACATTCAAAGCAGGTGCCTTCTCAGCAAAAAGAAAAGGTAGTTGCTATTAGGGAATGAAATGCACAATACAATAGAAAATATCATCATCCTATTTTTTGTTCATAATATAACTATATATGGAAGTTAAATAAGGGATAGAAACTATTATTAATCTGTTGAATGCTTCACATTAATAATGACCAATAGATTGAATTTCAAGCAACAAAGCAAAGAATTATAGAATAATGAAATACAATAGTGAAATGTGTATGAGGTAAGTAGGGAAAAAAAATGTAGAATAAGGATGTACCTGATTTGTTGTGGCTCTAATGACTCCAACTGGAAGTGTGAATGATATGGCAACAACACAGGCTAACACCACACCCCACCATGGCAGCTGGAGTTGATCATTGTAATACTCACATACAAATATAGTGACAACAATGTTGATGCCAAGAATGCAAATAAACCACCACTCAGGTACTTGTTTATAGTATTTCCTCATGAGCTTAGTATGTATATCTATCTTCTTCTCTTGAAAGGCAGACTTACTTAGCTGCAATATTTCCCTGCATCAATTATAATAcatatctttatttatttaaatgagtaaaaactaaaaagacaCTTGTTTCAGTAATTACTAATAAAATGTTTTAAGGACTAACgtattcatttttatttaatatttttttgactGAAGtgttaaaacaaaatttttacGGACTAAAAAGTGTATGTATTTATTCAATCTTTCAAgaactaaaatattattaaaacaGAAATCTTTCATAATAACTAAGTGTAgtaattttaaacaaaataaaattgtgaaaCTATTTATTAGCACATGCATGATTTGATACGTACCTCCCATGGAAGAGCAACACATGAACAAGAGTTGCACTAAGGCAAGCAAAACCAATTCCATATGACATGGCAAAAAGGGTGCTAAGATAAAGAGGACCCTCACTCTCGTAGGCCTCCATATCAAGATGAAAATTGGAGTCAATAATAGTTGAGATGTTATATTCTTGACCATTAGACATGAACAAACCATCAGAAAATATAGGAAACATTCTTGCATTGTAAAGATCCATCCAATAAGCAATGGGCACAATGACATAAACGAAGATGGCAAAACCAAAAGCAACATTGGCAGTTGCAAACCATGGACTAGCCAGAGGACTACCAAGATAAGCACATATGCTGGACCAATCAAAACCAATGGCACCAACTCCAAGACCATGTAATCCTGAACCTATTTGTTGTGCTATAATGGAGTTGGGAAAAATCCAACACATCCATGAAAGTGAAGTTAACATTGGGAATAAGTAGCCTGGTAAGACATAATAAGCAAAACTGCAAATAAATGCTATGAGGAAGAACTGGTTCCGGGTTAAACCGCCTTTCggtctctcttctttctcatgCAGCGCCCTGAAAAGTGAAAACCATAATAAGGTTATGCACTAGTCGATTGTAGTATTTCATTATTGATCAAGTAAGATGTAATAAGAATTATTCAAATGACACATATTACATATGCATTTGATACGATTATTACTTGAGCTGAAATTTCTTAGCTGGTAACATTCATTACCTTGGTGAATCCAGtaccccaaaaaaaaaaaaaaaaaaaaacacgttaagtgtaaaaaaaaaatcgtataaaataaatacatacatatatatatgtatatattggaTATTTGATAAATATGTTTACACTTTACACCATGAAAAAAGGTTGCTCGCTATTAATAATAGAATTTGTTTacctttttaaaaaaactaagtTGCTTATAATTATCCTTATTATATTatgataaattataataattgtaataatataataatctatttttttgtgactaataTAATAATCTATTACTATGGCATTAATAATTATACTTATTATATTatgataaattataataattgtaataatataataatctatTACTATGGCATTAATAATGATAGTATATAAGCCAATGAGTTATAGTTCAAATGGCATAATCTCCCCATATTCATCTAAAAGGTTGTGAGTTTGAGTCTCtctatttttagtaaaaaaaaaaaaacaataatagtATATAAAAACAAGtcttaaatattttaagaaaccataaaaattaaaaaaaaatacaattttactAATTAAtcattgaataaatataattgttGAAATACTTGAATATTTAATTGCAATAACATTCAAACACGTGTTAAAACTTTTCATTAAACTATATAGTTAACTTAATTGGGATTCTCAACATTATTGTTTAGTGAGCAATTTATAACATGtattgaaaatatatttatatgtataaataaatattgCACTTTGTTTTACCAACAGATTAAAGTCGGCTTCTATCCATACGGTTCGAATTTCGCTTTGTGCATGTAATAATCTATTAATCAACGATAAATCTTTAAATAAAGTTCATGGTAAATTAATCTTTGACCtactaaattgaaaaataacataaaaaaaaaaaatcaattccATAC
Above is a genomic segment from Arachis stenosperma cultivar V10309 chromosome 1, arast.V10309.gnm1.PFL2, whole genome shotgun sequence containing:
- the LOC130961798 gene encoding oligopeptide transporter 7-like is translated as MASSEYQEINEPLIQKQKPSYHGGSGSSWPEISPDTSPDGENSPIEQVALTVPITDDPSLPVFTFRTWILGTLACVLLSFLNQFFGYRKEPLSVTAISAQIAVVPAGHLMAATLTDRKFWKGTRFEFTMNPGKFNVKEHVLITIFASSGAASVYAIHMVSSTIVFYKKEVSVVVAMMVVLTTQVLGFGWAGIFRRYLVEPAAMWWPQNLVQVSLFRALHEKEERPKGGLTRNQFFLIAFICSFAYYVLPGYLFPMLTSLSWMCWIFPNSIIAQQIGSGLHGLGVGAIGFDWSSICAYLGSPLASPWFATANVAFGFAIFVYVIVPIAYWMDLYNARMFPIFSDGLFMSNGQEYNISTIIDSNFHLDMEAYESEGPLYLSTLFAMSYGIGFACLSATLVHVLLFHGREILQLSKSAFQEKKIDIHTKLMRKYYKQVPEWWFICILGINIVVTIFVCEYYNDQLQLPWWGVVLACVVAISFTLPVGVIRATTNQAPALNVITEYIIGYIYPGYPIANMLFKVYGNVSMKQAIFFLQDFKLGHYMKIPPRAMFFAQVLGTIIAALVHLVTAWWLMNSVPNICNRELLPSGNPWTCPSDHVFYDASVIWGLIGPRRIFGDLGHYSAINWFFLFGAIAPFLVWLSHKAFPSKQWIRLITMPVILGSLNDMPPATTVNYSSWVLVGFASGFVAYRYHRGWWIKHNYVLSGALDAGLAFMGVLLYLCLGMEDISLNWWGGNSDGCSLASCPTAQGVQVKGCPIY